A region of Ficedula albicollis isolate OC2 chromosome 10, FicAlb1.5, whole genome shotgun sequence DNA encodes the following proteins:
- the CFAP161 gene encoding cilia- and flagella-associated protein 161, which yields MASSRLGVRIGNWLEDEYAHQDLLRDFIRKREQGQLLVQRLARLQENIFKRVELSVSSDGFVHFGDTVLLKNPDNKSLDLEGTSEEKDPEMCGDVTLAVDMEEVSLYSDEPLQISRGLSAVKRVDPIGRNTFCIVSADGSAVGEPLRYGQNFLLGTKGGVSDKLFYLASDHKTFKNFAKKSRLQKVFLTAEVSYLAVWQAKSLDPQLRLEHEGFPVPADTKIIITHCYTNRNLAVPRTFCVWSYFGREFEVICHNYLDTHKVEEDKNHWEMITANPGPEDGTMLDRPKAFPEGYKKELDS from the exons ATGGCCTCCTCCCGCCTCGGGGTCCGCATCGGGAACTGGCTGGAGGACGAGTACGCGCACCAG GATCTCCTTAGGGATTTCATCCGTAAGAGAGAGCAAGGACAGCTTTTAGTACAGAGATTAGCCAGACTTCAAGAGAATATTTTCAAGAGG GTAGAGCTGTCAGTATCTTCTGATGGATTTGTTCACTTTGGAGACACAGTGTTGCTTAAGAACCCAGACAACAAATCCCTggatttggaagggacctcgGAGGAGAAGGACCCCGAGATGTGTGGAGATGTGACTCTGGCTGTTGACATGGAAGAAGTTTCCCTGTACTCGGATGAACCCCTGCAGATCTCACGTGGACTTAGTGCAGTCAAGAGAGTGGACCCCATAGGTCGAAATACTTTCTGTATTGTAAG TGCTGATGGAAGTGCAGTGGGTGAACCACTTCGATATGGGCAAAACTTTCTTCTTGGGACAAAAGGAGGGGTTTCTGACAAACTG ttttatCTGGCAAGTGAccacaaaacatttaaaaattttgctaAAAAATCTCGCCTTCAGAAGGTATTTTTGACAGCTGAGGTTTCCTATTTGGCTGTCTGGCAAGCTAAGTCCTTGGATCCACAACTGCGACTTGAACACGAAGGATTTCCAGTTCCt gcAGACACTAAAATTATTATCACTCATTGCTACACCAATCGCAACTTGGCTGTTCCAAGGACCTTCTGTGTGTG GTCTTATTTTGGAAGAGAATTTGAAGTCATTTGTCACAATTATCTGGACACCCACAAAGTTGAAGAAGATAAGAATCACTGGGAGATGATTACAGCAAATCCTGGTCCTGAAGATGGTACAATGCTTGACAGACCCAAAGCTTTCCCAGAAGGGTATAAGAAGGAATTAGATTCATGA